Proteins encoded within one genomic window of Bermanella sp. WJH001:
- the sthA gene encoding Si-specific NAD(P)(+) transhydrogenase, whose amino-acid sequence MADYHYDVIVLGTGPSGEGAAMNAAKKGKKVAVIEEAPQVGGHCTHFGTIPSKALRHSVKQIISYNTNPMFRDIGEPRWFSFPRVLKTAERVIAKQVKLRTEFYSRNRVHLYHGHGSFVDSHTVEITEGPASSTRLHAEQIVLATGSSPFRPAGVDFHHERVYDSDTILKLEHTPRTIIIYGAGVIGSEYASIFSGLGVKVDLINPGERLLPFLDDEISDALSYHLRDTGVLIRHNELFDSVETEDNSVTMHFKSGKQIKADALLWAAGRSGNTKNIGLEHVGIEPNSRGQIEVDENYKTSAEHVYAVGDVVGWPSLASAAYDQGRSAAAHLAGDDDYWFVSDVPTGIYTIPEISSVGKTERELTNEKVPYEVGQAFLKSIARAQITGESVGMLKILFHRETLEILGIHCFGDQASEIIHIGQAIMKQEGAGNTVRYFVNNTFNYPTMAEAYRIAALNGLNRIS is encoded by the coding sequence ATGGCCGATTACCATTATGACGTCATTGTTTTAGGAACAGGTCCCTCAGGTGAGGGTGCTGCAATGAACGCAGCCAAAAAAGGTAAAAAAGTAGCGGTCATTGAAGAGGCGCCTCAAGTGGGTGGCCATTGTACCCATTTTGGTACAATTCCCTCAAAAGCACTGCGTCACTCGGTTAAGCAAATTATTTCTTATAATACCAATCCCATGTTTCGTGATATTGGTGAACCACGCTGGTTTAGCTTTCCACGTGTTTTGAAGACGGCCGAGCGGGTTATTGCAAAACAGGTTAAGTTGCGTACTGAGTTCTATAGTCGTAACCGGGTACACCTTTACCATGGGCATGGCAGCTTTGTTGATAGTCATACGGTTGAAATAACAGAAGGCCCAGCATCAAGCACACGATTACATGCCGAACAAATTGTACTTGCTACCGGCTCAAGCCCATTTCGCCCAGCAGGTGTGGATTTTCATCATGAGCGTGTCTATGACTCAGACACCATTTTAAAATTAGAGCATACACCTAGGACAATTATTATTTACGGTGCTGGTGTAATCGGCTCTGAGTATGCCTCGATATTTAGCGGTCTTGGTGTAAAAGTAGACCTTATTAATCCTGGTGAGCGTTTATTGCCGTTCTTGGATGACGAAATATCGGATGCATTAAGTTATCACTTGCGTGATACCGGGGTACTGATTCGTCATAATGAGCTGTTTGACTCTGTCGAAACTGAGGATAACAGTGTCACCATGCACTTTAAGTCCGGTAAGCAAATAAAAGCCGATGCGCTTTTATGGGCAGCAGGGCGCAGTGGGAATACTAAAAATATCGGCCTTGAACATGTGGGTATTGAGCCTAATAGTCGTGGCCAAATCGAAGTTGATGAAAATTATAAAACCAGTGCTGAACACGTTTATGCGGTTGGTGATGTTGTTGGTTGGCCAAGTCTTGCAAGTGCAGCATATGACCAAGGTCGTAGTGCCGCCGCGCATTTAGCCGGTGACGATGACTACTGGTTTGTCAGTGATGTGCCTACGGGTATTTATACCATTCCAGAAATCAGTTCTGTTGGTAAAACCGAGCGTGAATTGACCAATGAAAAGGTGCCTTATGAAGTTGGTCAGGCGTTTTTAAAGAGCATTGCTCGGGCTCAAATTACCGGTGAAAGTGTTGGTATGCTGAAGATATTATTCCACCGTGAAACATTGGAAATTTTAGGTATCCACTGCTTTGGAGACCAAGCCTCTGAGATTATTCATATCGGCCAAGCCATTATGAAACAAGAAGGTGCAGGGAACACGGTGCGCTACTTTGTAAATAATACGTTTAATTATCCTACGATGGCTGAGGCTTATCGGATAGCGGCATTAAATGGTTTAAACCGCATTTCCTAA
- the nqrM gene encoding (Na+)-NQR maturation NqrM has product MEMMLVVFIFMLLVVVLMAVGVLLGRKPISGSCGGMSAIGMESACDVCGGDKQKCDTEKKKVAGNVSADLGYDASQK; this is encoded by the coding sequence ATGGAAATGATGTTGGTTGTGTTTATTTTCATGTTGCTTGTTGTTGTTTTAATGGCCGTGGGTGTGCTGCTTGGGCGTAAGCCTATCAGTGGATCTTGCGGTGGCATGAGTGCTATCGGCATGGAAAGCGCCTGTGATGTGTGCGGTGGTGACAAGCAAAAATGTGATACTGAAAAGAAAAAAGTGGCTGGTAATGTATCCGCAGATTTAGGGTATGACGCAAGCCAAAAATAA
- a CDS encoding FAD:protein FMN transferase: protein MKFVFIFILFFQLIACSSQNEVLDKIHGYTMGTSYSVQWRSLASVNSIDAQANIDQILQMVNQQMSTYQADSELSIFNAATPPYEQEISPQLFDVLKQSFSLYELTGGYFDISVGPIVNLWGFGPDKMPTQLPTQDLIEKAQARVGLMDVSLGEQSVKKVKQRYLDLSAIAKGYAVDLVADFLETQGIEHYLVEIGGEMRVKGRKSAAKPWRVAVEKPDENQRSVQKVIEMKTGAMATSGDYRNYFEMNGQQYSHTIDPFTAKPVKHTLASVTVIDQTCARADALATAMLVMGAEKAKLFALKHDVKAYLIERSQSGFSEFSTPAFDRWHAK, encoded by the coding sequence ATGAAGTTTGTATTCATTTTTATCTTATTTTTCCAGCTAATTGCCTGTTCAAGTCAAAATGAAGTACTCGACAAAATCCATGGCTATACCATGGGTACCAGTTATTCGGTTCAATGGCGTTCTCTTGCCTCTGTCAATTCGATAGATGCTCAAGCAAATATAGATCAGATACTGCAAATGGTTAATCAGCAGATGTCGACCTATCAAGCAGATAGTGAATTGAGCATCTTTAATGCAGCAACTCCCCCTTATGAACAAGAAATCAGCCCGCAGTTATTCGATGTTTTAAAACAGTCTTTCAGCTTGTATGAATTAACCGGTGGGTATTTTGATATTTCGGTTGGACCAATCGTTAACCTTTGGGGTTTTGGCCCAGATAAGATGCCAACCCAGTTACCAACCCAAGACCTCATTGAAAAAGCGCAGGCCCGTGTAGGTTTAATGGATGTGAGCTTAGGTGAGCAGTCGGTTAAAAAAGTCAAACAACGTTATTTAGATTTATCTGCCATCGCAAAAGGGTACGCGGTTGATTTGGTTGCGGACTTTCTTGAAACTCAAGGCATAGAGCATTATCTGGTCGAAATTGGTGGTGAAATGCGTGTTAAAGGGCGTAAATCTGCGGCTAAACCTTGGCGTGTTGCAGTTGAAAAACCAGATGAAAACCAGCGAAGTGTTCAAAAAGTCATAGAAATGAAAACCGGTGCCATGGCCACATCCGGTGATTATCGCAATTATTTTGAGATGAATGGTCAGCAATATAGTCATACCATTGATCCATTTACCGCTAAGCCCGTTAAACATACGTTGGCATCGGTAACGGTGATTGATCAAACATGTGCCCGTGCTGATGCGCTGGCGACTGCTATGCTTGTAATGGGAGCTGAAAAAGCGAAGTTGTTTGCACTGAAACATGATGTGAAAGCGTATTTAATAGAACGAAGCCAAAGTGGCTTTAGTGAATTTTCAACGCCGGCGTTTGATCGTTGGCATGCTAAGTGA